In Deferribacteraceae bacterium V6Fe1, one genomic interval encodes:
- a CDS encoding FAD-dependent oxidoreductase — translation MGKKIVIVGGVAAGATAAAKARRVSEDAEITIIEKGSYISYANCGLPYYVGKVIPHKKDIILHNKKSFGSRFNTNILLNTKATFIDPVTKKIVVETDEGQNVIEYDKLILATGGKPIIPKIEGIESVDYFFVRSVEDAEKIVKKIESSKNALIVGGGYIGIEMAEALYHADIKTTLVEYEKNILPAFPPECSLKIYDEALKCGIDIRTGTALVKVEKFDDKIKCYFSDQKELVVDFLILATGVTPDTELAETAGIQIGELGGVLVNEKMETSVIDIYAAGDMVEKHNLITGKNVLMPLAGPANKEGRVAGCNAAGGNMTFKGVIGASVVSFNNAVVAHTGLTLKQAIDAGFDADAVYVENAQHAEYYPNPKFIFLKLIYEKKTGKILGATASGEEGVPRRIDVISTAIYGNLTVFDLENIDLCYSPPHGSAKDVEHMAGYVAANQVRGEGFGITPEYYLELEKGEWHFQLLDVRTSIEYKMYHLENSINIYVNDLRNNLEKLDKNTPVVVYCAVGFRGYLATKILRNLGYKAYNILGGIEAIKRFKKIN, via the coding sequence ATGGGTAAAAAAATAGTAATTGTAGGCGGAGTGGCTGCAGGTGCAACGGCTGCCGCAAAAGCAAGAAGAGTCTCTGAAGATGCCGAAATAACAATTATAGAAAAAGGCTCTTATATCTCTTATGCTAACTGCGGACTGCCTTACTACGTCGGTAAAGTTATCCCGCACAAAAAAGATATCATTTTGCACAACAAGAAGTCTTTTGGAAGCAGATTTAACACTAACATCTTGCTTAATACAAAAGCGACATTCATAGACCCTGTCACTAAAAAAATTGTGGTTGAGACAGATGAAGGGCAAAATGTAATCGAATATGACAAACTTATCCTTGCAACAGGGGGGAAACCGATTATCCCTAAAATTGAGGGGATAGAGAGTGTGGATTATTTCTTCGTCAGAAGTGTGGAAGATGCGGAAAAAATTGTAAAAAAGATTGAATCTTCAAAAAATGCACTGATTGTTGGCGGTGGTTACATCGGGATAGAGATGGCTGAAGCCCTTTATCATGCAGATATTAAAACAACTCTCGTAGAATATGAAAAAAACATACTGCCTGCCTTTCCGCCCGAGTGCTCACTCAAAATTTACGACGAAGCATTAAAATGTGGCATCGATATTAGAACGGGGACCGCCCTTGTGAAGGTTGAAAAGTTTGACGACAAAATAAAATGTTACTTTTCCGATCAAAAAGAGCTTGTGGTAGATTTTCTAATCCTTGCTACAGGTGTTACACCCGACACCGAGCTTGCTGAAACGGCCGGCATACAAATTGGCGAGCTTGGCGGAGTCCTTGTAAACGAAAAAATGGAAACTTCAGTTATAGATATTTATGCTGCAGGCGATATGGTAGAAAAGCATAATCTTATTACCGGAAAAAATGTACTAATGCCTCTTGCCGGTCCCGCCAACAAAGAGGGGAGAGTAGCCGGATGTAATGCTGCAGGGGGGAATATGACTTTTAAGGGGGTCATAGGTGCTTCTGTGGTGAGCTTTAATAATGCGGTTGTGGCGCACACGGGACTTACTCTAAAACAGGCGATAGATGCCGGGTTTGATGCTGATGCCGTTTATGTGGAAAATGCACAGCATGCGGAATATTATCCAAACCCCAAATTTATATTCTTAAAATTGATATACGAAAAGAAAACAGGAAAAATACTCGGAGCAACCGCCTCGGGAGAGGAAGGGGTCCCAAGAAGAATAGATGTAATCTCTACTGCCATTTACGGCAATCTGACAGTATTTGACCTTGAAAATATTGATCTTTGTTATTCACCACCACACGGCTCTGCCAAAGATGTAGAGCATATGGCAGGTTATGTGGCGGCAAATCAGGTAAGGGGTGAAGGCTTTGGAATAACCCCCGAATATTATTTAGAGCTTGAAAAAGGGGAATGGCATTTTCAATTATTGGATGTAAGGACAAGTATCGAATACAAAATGTACCATTTGGAAAATTCAATAAATATTTATGTAAACGATTTGAGAAATAACCTTGAAAAGCTGGATAAAAATACACCGGTTGTGGTATACTGTGCCGTGGGCTTCAGAGGGTATCTCGCCACAAAAATTCTAAGAAACTTAGGATATAAAGCCTACAATATTTTGGGCGGAATAGAGGCTATAAAGAGATTTAAAAAAATAAATTAG
- a CDS encoding ribonuclease J, protein MEISFLGGLGEIGMNMYVYETETTAIIVDCGVMFADLSLPGVDYIIPDFSYIYNIKDKIKGIVATHGHEDHIGGISYLLKNFNVPIYGGKLTLNLLKHKLTEEKVKAELKVISDMECVVIDDISISFLQINHSIPDTFCIKIKGKNNTFIHMSDFKIDKTPISQKPFSEERVIKFLENEVITGILIDSTSCQREGVSPSEKSVYEDLYKIISCASGRVFFTTFSSNIDRISQVLDICEKLKRKVVIEGRSITKNINIATQLGYLKYNPENIISLSNAKKYEDNKLCFIISGCQGEVNSTLYKIVSKERNSLQVKKGDLFIISSRVIPGNEKNLAKAINHIFYYEAEVVDIEKENIHVSGHAYREDVKIITSLIRPKYFIPIHGEYTHLRKNIQNITEDLDFSSSNCIFTENGKKIAFDNNQNLISVSDIPFGKTYIDTRGGFIFGEEELKIRKNMARDGVFLLSYSLRENDFKIIDLNAIGFTLTNELQYYIKKQINDNIGLLIESSLSGEFEFDEILTKFIKKIFKKRFDRRPEIKVIKDGFNIL, encoded by the coding sequence ATGGAAATCTCTTTTCTCGGCGGTTTGGGTGAAATAGGCATGAATATGTATGTCTATGAAACGGAAACAACCGCCATAATCGTTGATTGCGGTGTTATGTTTGCTGATTTATCTCTGCCGGGTGTTGATTATATAATTCCTGACTTTTCATATATCTACAATATAAAAGACAAAATAAAAGGGATTGTAGCAACCCATGGGCACGAAGACCATATAGGCGGAATAAGCTATCTCTTGAAAAATTTCAATGTTCCTATTTACGGCGGGAAACTAACTCTTAATCTCTTAAAACACAAGCTTACCGAAGAGAAAGTAAAAGCTGAACTAAAAGTGATTTCAGATATGGAGTGTGTTGTTATAGATGATATTTCAATATCTTTCTTACAAATAAATCATTCTATCCCGGATACCTTTTGCATAAAAATAAAAGGGAAAAATAATACATTTATCCATATGTCCGACTTTAAAATCGACAAGACGCCCATTTCTCAAAAACCTTTTTCAGAGGAAAGGGTTATTAAATTTTTGGAAAATGAAGTGATAACGGGTATTTTAATAGATTCAACAAGTTGTCAGCGGGAAGGGGTGTCACCGTCAGAAAAATCTGTTTACGAAGATTTATACAAAATAATATCTTGTGCTTCAGGCAGGGTATTCTTTACCACATTCTCTTCAAATATTGACCGTATCAGTCAAGTATTGGATATATGTGAAAAATTAAAGAGGAAAGTAGTTATAGAGGGGCGGTCAATAACAAAAAACATAAATATTGCCACTCAGCTTGGCTATCTTAAATATAACCCTGAAAATATCATCAGTTTGAGTAATGCTAAAAAATATGAAGACAATAAATTGTGTTTTATAATTTCAGGTTGCCAAGGGGAAGTAAATAGCACCCTTTACAAAATTGTTTCAAAAGAGAGAAACTCTTTGCAGGTTAAAAAAGGGGATTTGTTTATAATCTCATCACGGGTAATACCAGGCAATGAAAAAAATCTCGCGAAAGCTATAAATCATATCTTCTATTATGAAGCTGAAGTTGTTGACATAGAAAAGGAAAATATCCACGTTTCCGGTCATGCTTATAGGGAAGATGTTAAAATAATTACATCACTAATAAGACCAAAATATTTTATACCTATCCACGGAGAATACACTCACTTAAGGAAAAATATCCAAAATATCACCGAAGATTTAGACTTCAGCTCATCAAATTGTATCTTTACTGAAAATGGGAAGAAAATCGCTTTTGATAATAATCAAAATTTAATAAGCGTTTCAGATATACCTTTCGGCAAAACATATATAGACACACGCGGAGGGTTTATCTTTGGAGAAGAGGAATTAAAAATAAGAAAAAATATGGCAAGGGACGGCGTATTTTTATTAAGCTACTCTCTTAGGGAAAATGACTTTAAAATAATAGATTTAAATGCCATCGGTTTCACACTTACCAATGAGTTGCAATATTACATAAAAAAACAGATAAACGACAATATAGGCTTACTTATTGAATCTTCTCTAAGTGGTGAGTTTGAGTTTGATGAAATATTAACAAAATTTATTAAAAAAATTTTCAAAAAAAGGTTTGACCGAAGACCGGAAATTAAAGTAATTAAAGATGGTTTCAATATTTTATAA
- a CDS encoding flagellar basal body-associated FliL family protein, whose amino-acid sequence MNKKNLIILLAVVLLIGLLIFSLRSHLNLSLGLLVKKVDFKNDTVFKNYKIRDVKLGDEYAVQLRDIVAGTGDREKRYYRLDMTITVTDRSSQKIIVKNDAITAAVIANTLSEFKVSDVSTAKGKEFLKSTIKKNLEAKYGGNFIKDVYFEKFIYN is encoded by the coding sequence ATGAATAAAAAAAATCTAATTATACTTTTGGCTGTTGTTTTGCTAATAGGACTCTTAATATTTTCTTTAAGGAGTCATTTGAATTTATCTTTAGGACTTTTGGTTAAAAAGGTTGATTTTAAAAACGATACTGTTTTTAAAAATTATAAGATTAGAGATGTTAAGTTAGGTGATGAATATGCGGTGCAGCTCAGGGATATTGTGGCAGGGACCGGAGACAGAGAGAAAAGATATTATCGTCTTGATATGACTATTACGGTCACTGACAGGTCGAGCCAAAAAATAATTGTCAAAAATGATGCAATTACTGCAGCAGTAATTGCCAATACACTTTCGGAGTTTAAGGTAAGCGATGTGTCTACTGCAAAAGGGAAAGAATTTTTAAAAAGTACGATAAAGAAAAATCTCGAGGCCAAGTATGGTGGCAATTTCATAAAGGATGTCTACTTTGAAAAGTTTATCTACAATTGA
- a CDS encoding phosphoribosylaminoimidazolesuccinocarboxamide synthase — MDVLMKTDFADMKLVGRGKVRDIYDLGEHLLIVTTDRLSAFDVILPTGIPKKGYVLTQLSKFWFDMMSDIVENHIVTTDIDKMPPVCQKYKEQLEGRSMLVKKAKPFMAECVVRGYLSGSGWKDYKTTGTVCGIKLPLGLRESEKLPEPIFTPATKAEVGAHDENIDFEKFKKIVGEENAEKLKNLAIQIYLKASTYAEKKGIIIADTKMEFGLYNGKIIIIDELLTPDSSRFWFKEKYEVGKPQQSMDKQYVRDYLETLDWDKTAPGPELPADVAAQASRKYLEIMEILTK; from the coding sequence ATGGATGTTTTAATGAAAACGGATTTTGCCGACATGAAACTTGTCGGTAGAGGAAAGGTAAGGGATATTTACGACCTTGGAGAGCATCTTCTGATTGTAACTACCGACAGGCTTTCGGCCTTTGACGTAATTTTGCCGACAGGGATACCAAAAAAAGGTTACGTATTAACTCAACTGTCAAAATTTTGGTTTGATATGATGAGTGATATTGTGGAAAACCATATTGTAACTACCGATATAGACAAGATGCCTCCTGTCTGCCAAAAATACAAAGAGCAGCTTGAAGGCAGAAGTATGCTTGTCAAAAAAGCCAAACCTTTTATGGCTGAATGTGTGGTTAGAGGATATTTAAGTGGTTCAGGGTGGAAAGATTATAAAACAACAGGTACAGTTTGTGGAATAAAGCTTCCATTAGGGTTAAGAGAGTCAGAAAAACTTCCCGAGCCTATATTTACACCTGCAACTAAGGCTGAGGTAGGAGCTCATGACGAAAATATTGATTTTGAAAAATTTAAAAAAATAGTAGGGGAAGAGAATGCAGAAAAATTAAAAAACCTTGCCATTCAAATCTACTTAAAGGCTTCTACATATGCAGAAAAAAAAGGTATCATTATAGCTGATACAAAAATGGAGTTTGGGCTTTATAATGGAAAAATAATCATCATCGATGAATTATTGACACCTGATTCTTCAAGATTTTGGTTTAAAGAAAAATATGAAGTAGGAAAACCTCAACAGAGTATGGATAAACAATATGTCAGGGACTACCTTGAAACTTTGGATTGGGATAAGACAGCACCCGGGCCAGAACTTCCTGCTGATGTTGCTGCACAAGCGTCAAGAAAGTATCTTGAAATCATGGAAATTTTAACAAAATAA
- the mtaB gene encoding tRNA (N(6)-L-threonylcarbamoyladenosine(37)-C(2))-methylthiotransferase MtaB — protein MKIYFYTQGCKVNQVETENLKLDAETKNISIVNTIEESDIVIINSCAVTDNAVKKFKSFIKKTKTNFPGKKIAITGCGADMLKEKGKDLADIVITNSGKADIFEYILKEKDNFDDIETVEHFEEFSENLVRDKTRGYLKIQDGCDAYCSYCIIPSLRGKPRSRKIESVVAAFKNFIANGYKEVVLVGIHIGKYGKDINSSLKDLLKELVKIDGEFRIRLSSLEVNEIDDELIHLILTNKKFCPHFHIPLQSGSDKILKLMNRNYSKNEFIQTVKKIKRINPDAIVGGDVIVGFPGEGEDEFEETKQTIFDAGLNYIHVFPYSEREGTKAVTMPDSVPVKIRNERAKHLREIAESLKFNFAKKFFGREVEVLVEKDNKGLTSNYLETEILTNAVRNTFIKGEVVSITFDGNLIIQRL, from the coding sequence GTGAAAATATATTTTTATACACAAGGGTGCAAAGTCAACCAAGTCGAAACAGAAAATTTAAAACTTGATGCAGAAACAAAAAATATCAGTATTGTTAACACAATAGAGGAATCAGACATCGTTATCATAAATTCTTGCGCGGTAACCGATAATGCGGTAAAAAAGTTTAAGAGTTTCATAAAAAAAACGAAGACCAACTTCCCCGGCAAAAAAATCGCCATAACGGGCTGCGGAGCGGATATGCTCAAAGAAAAGGGGAAAGATTTGGCTGACATAGTCATCACAAATTCGGGGAAAGCAGATATATTTGAGTATATTTTAAAAGAAAAAGATAATTTTGACGACATTGAAACAGTCGAGCATTTTGAAGAATTTAGTGAAAATCTTGTTAGAGACAAAACAAGGGGTTATCTAAAAATTCAAGACGGTTGTGATGCTTACTGCTCGTATTGCATTATCCCCAGTCTACGAGGTAAACCCAGAAGCAGAAAAATTGAAAGTGTCGTAGCTGCTTTTAAAAATTTTATTGCAAACGGTTACAAAGAGGTAGTCCTTGTTGGTATTCATATAGGGAAATACGGTAAAGATATAAATTCCTCTCTGAAGGATTTACTTAAAGAGCTTGTTAAGATTGACGGTGAATTCAGAATAAGACTTTCATCTTTGGAAGTAAATGAGATTGATGATGAATTAATACATCTTATTCTTACAAATAAAAAATTTTGTCCGCACTTTCATATCCCTCTTCAAAGCGGGTCTGATAAGATTTTAAAACTTATGAACAGAAATTATTCAAAAAATGAGTTTATACAAACAGTTAAAAAGATTAAACGCATTAATCCGGATGCAATAGTAGGCGGAGATGTAATTGTAGGATTTCCCGGCGAAGGGGAAGATGAGTTTGAAGAAACCAAGCAAACAATTTTTGATGCAGGATTAAACTATATACATGTATTCCCATACTCGGAAAGGGAAGGGACAAAAGCGGTAACAATGCCGGACAGTGTGCCTGTAAAGATTAGAAATGAAAGGGCAAAACATCTCAGAGAAATCGCTGAAAGTCTTAAGTTTAATTTTGCAAAAAAGTTTTTTGGGCGTGAAGTTGAAGTTTTGGTGGAAAAAGATAATAAAGGGCTTACAAGCAATTATCTTGAAACGGAAATTTTAACAAATGCAGTCAGAAATACTTTTATTAAAGGGGAAGTGGTCAGTATCACTTTTGACGGAAATTTAATAATACAGAGGTTATAA